The sequence TGGCCCGACACCCGCCTCGTGGTAGGCACAGGCAAGCACCATGTCGACGAACACGCCCTGCTCGCCCAGCAGCTCGAGCACGCGGCCGTTCACCGCCGCAAAGGCGCTCCAGCCGAAATAGCCGCGCGCGATGCCGGACTGGTTGGTGACCACGACAACCGGGATTCCAGTCCGGTTGGCGGCCGCGATCGCCGGCAGCATCTGCGGCCTGAGTTCAATCTCGGCCGGGTCGCTGGGATAGTCGGTATCGACGTTGATGGTGCCGTCGCGGTCGAGGAACAGCGCCGGCACGTGCGGCGGGAAAACCCGGTCGCCGATCCGCTCGATCCACACGCCCGGCTCGGTCAGCTTGTGCGACGTTCCCGTCCCGTCAGCCATTCGACAGGCGCGCTTCGACCACCTCACAGAGATGATGGTAGAGGCAAAGATGCCCCTGCTGGATGATCGGCGTCGAGGTCGAGGGCACGTTGAGCAGGATGTCGCACAACGGCTTGAGCTTGCCGCCGGTGTCGCCGGTCAGGCCGATCACCGTCATGTCCATCATCCGCGCCTGTTCGGCGGCGGCGAGAATGCTCGGCGAATTGCCGCTGGTCGAAATCGCCAGCAGCACGCCGCCGGCCGAGCCGTGCGCCTCGACCTGGCGCGAGAACACCGTGTCGAAGCCGTAATCATTGCCCCAGGCGGTCAGCACCGCGGCATTGGCCGGCAGCGCGATGACATTGTAGGCCTTGCGCTCCTTGAGGAAGCGGCCGACCAGTTCGCCGGCTATGTGGATGGCGTCGCTGGCCGAACCGCCATTACCGGCGATCAGCAAGGCCTTGCCTGACGAAAGCGCGGTCACCACGGCACTCACCGCACGCTCCATCTCTCCGGTCAGGTCGCGCTCGACCATGGCTGTGATCGCTGCCGCCGAGCGGACCAGATAGTCGTTCAGTTCAGACATCAAAACCTCAGCTTGTAGAGCCGGCGCGCAATTTGCCGATGGTGCCGGTGGTGCTCTTACCGGCGACGAGATCGACCAGCACGACGCGTCCGCCGGCCTTCTGCACCACATCGGCGCCGACCACGGTGTCGATCGTATAGTCCGCGCCCTTGACCAATATGTCGGGCAGCAGCGCCTCGATCAGCGCCAGCGGCGTATCCTCCTCGAACACCACGACGGCATCTACCGAGGCCAGGGCCGCGAGCACACAGGCGCGGTCATGCTGGTCGTTGACCGGGCGGCCCGGCCCTTTCAGCCGCCGCACCGAGGCATCGCTGTTCAAGCCGAGCACCAGCCGGTCGCACTGGCTGCGCGCCGCGTGCAGCAGGCTGACATGGCCGGCATGCAAAATATCGAAACAGCCATTGGTGAAGCCGACGCTCAGGCCCTCTTCCTTCCAGGCCGCCACCATGCGCGCGGCCGATGCGGCATCGAGGATGGCGTCCTTGTGGGCGGTCGGTCCGTGCGAGCGGAACAGCGCGCCGGTGAGTTCCTCGACCGTCAGCCGCGCGGTGCCGCGTTTTCCGACCACGACGCCGCCGGCGGCATTGGCGATCGAGGCCGCCGCGACCGGATCGGCGCCCGATGCGAGCGCCAGCGCGAACGTCGCTATCACCGTGTCGCCGGCGCCCGAGACGTCGAACACTTCGCGCGCCTGGGTGGCGATGTGGCGCGCCTCGTCCGGGCCGACGACGCTCATGCCCTTTTCGCTGCGGGTGGCGACGACGAAGTCGAGGCCGTGCGCCGAAATCAGTTCGCGGGCTGCAGCGACAATCTCGTCATCGGCGAACACGGCATGGCCGACGGCCTCGCCAAGCTCCTTGCGGTTGGGCGTGACGGCGGTCGCGCCGGCATAGCGGGCATAATCGCGGCCCTTCGGATCGACCAACACCGGCTTGCCGGCCTCGCGGCAGATGGCGATCAGTTCGGCGGCTACGCCGTCGAGCAGGATGCCCTTGCCGTAATCGGAGAGGATGACGATGTCGGCTTCCGCGAGTGCGGCACGGAAATGCCGGATCAGCCCTGCCCGTTCCGCCCCGTCCAGCGGCTTGATCTCTTCCTCGTCGAAGCGCAGCACCTGCTGGTTGAGCGCGCTGAACCGGCTTTTCGACGAGGTCATGCGGCCGCGCTGCTGCGAAAGCCCCGCTGTCTCGGCGCCAAGCTCGCCAAGCATCCGCACCAGGCTGTCGCCGGCCGTGTCGGTGCCGATCACCGAGACCGGAATGGCACGCGCGCCGAGCGAGACGATGTTGGCCACGACATTGCCGGCGCCGCCCATGGCCGAGCTTTCGCCGCGGCCATGCAGCACCGGGATCGGCGCCTCAGGCGAAATCCGCTCGATGACGCCGTTGACGAAGCGGTCGAGGATGAGGTCGCCGACCACCAACACGGTGACGCCGCCAAAGCGCGCAATGGCGCGGTGCAAGGGTTCGGGCGAAGGCGGATTGTGCTTGATCATGTCACTGGCAATGTGTGGAAAGGCTGATCTGTGTCGTGCTGAAAATTGTCAATTTACGGGCCGGATCGTCATGCCTGCCGATATACCGCAAATCCACGCAGCGCAACGGCAAGCACGGGACCGGCACACTCCAAGCGGTCAGCTTTTCTGCAGGGCAACGTGAACGCCGAGCCCGACCAGCACGGCCCCGCCGGCCCGCTGCATCAGCCGCTGCACCCGGCTCGAACGCCGCAGCCGGCCGATCACCAGGCCGGCAAGGAACACGCAGACAATGTCGGCCGAGGAGAACATCAAATTGACGATGGTGCCGAGCACGACGAATTGCAGCCAGACTGGAAACGCCGCCGAGGCGTCGATGAACTGCGGCAGGAACGCCATGAAGAAGATCGCCGTCTTGGGATTGAGCACCTCGACGGTGATGCTCTCGAAAAGCGCGCGGCGTGCCGATTTCCGCTCGATGGCGGGCAGTGCCACGTCGCCCTCGACACGCTTGCGGAACAGCGAGACGCCGAGCCAGATCAAATACAGCGCGCCCACAAGCTTGACCGCCATGTAAAGCGGCGGCACGGCATGAAACAGCACCGACAGGCCGGCCGCGGCGGCAAAGACATGCACATAGCCACCGAGATGGATGCCAAGTGCCGCCGTCAGGCCAGACCAGCGCCCGCGCGCCATCGTCTGCGCCGCGGCATAAAGCATAGCCGGACCGGGGATATAGGCAAAGATCGCCGTGGTGGCGAAAAACGCAATGAGCAATTCGGTCGACGGCATTTTTTGCTCCTTATGATCCACCCCTGCCCGATTGCAGGCCGTTCAGTCAGCCCGTGGGATGGCTTTGGATTGGCCTGCGCGAACAGCCGCAATGAAAGCCGACATGACTTTTTTGTGGAATGACGGACTGAAGGCGCCGATGCGCGCACCCGGTTCGAAATAGGCCGACGATTCCAGAATATCGTGGTTGTACTCGTCGACTATGACCCAAAGGGGGGATAGGGTCAAGGCCGGCGCGGTGACGTTCAATTTCCGGAATGCCAACGGCTACGCGATCGCGGCCCGGCTGCGTAGAGGTGATTGCAAGGATGAAAAGGCGTGCCTCCGGCTTTCCCAGGAAGAACGGCGACGAAGGCGACAGGCCTCGTCTTGCGGCCTTCGGTCTCGCCGTCTCCACGTTGGCGATGCCACAGATATGGATATCGCCAGACGTCCGCGGCGACGGGTTTAATCACGGTCCAATTCCGCAGCGTACTCCTCAAGCATCTCCACATGGTCCAGCGGTGCATCCCCCGCAGCGTAGACTGTCCGGCTGTCGCTGCCGAAGCGAGCCTCGTAAGCCTCGATGCTCATCAGGACATATCTCGGCTTGTTGTGACGAGTGATGGAGACGGGCTGCTGGCTGGCAGCCGCAAGCACATCGCCGAGATTCTGTTTCAGATCGGTGGATGGATAGTGTTTCATCAGACACTCCGTTTTGCCCATAATAGACAAAATAGACAAAACAGACAAGTTTGAAAGAGTGAGACGGAGCGACTACCTGCTTTGTCGACAGCCCGGCTGGCCTCCCTTATAAGGACCGGAATCGCAAGCAACCAGAGGCCTTCATGATCATCGTCACGGGCGGCGCCGGCATGATCGGTTCCAACATTGTCGCCGCGCTCAATGCCGAAGGCCATGACGACATCCTGGTCGTCGACGATCTCACCGACGGCCACAAGATCGCCAATCTCGCCGATCTCAGCATTGCCGACTATCTCGACAAGGACGATTTTCTGGCCCGCATCGAGGCCGGTTCGCTCGGCCGTGTCGAGGCGGTGTTCCACCAGGGCGCCTGCTCGACCACCACGGAGTGGAACGGCAAGTTCATGATGGAGGTGAATTTTGCTTATTCGAAGCGGCTGTTGCATGCCTGCCAGGCGCTGCGTGTGCCCTTCCTCTACGCCTCCTCGGCCTCGGTCTATGGTGGCGGTTCGAGTTTCGCGAAGAACCGGCGCTCGAGCGGCCGCTCAACGTCTATGCCTATTCGAAGAAACTGTTCGACGACTATGTCAGGCGCACCGTCTTCGACACCGACCATTCGCAGGTCGCCGGCCTGCGCTATTTCAACGTCTATGGGCCGCGCGAGACGCATAAGGGCGCCATGGCCTCCGTCGCCTTCCATCTGTTCAACCAGGTCGAGCGCGGCGAAAATCCGAAACTATTCGGCGCTTATGACGGTTTCGGCCCCGGCGAACAGAGCCGCGACTTCATCCATGTCGGCGATGTCGCCGACGTCAATCTATGGCTGTGGAAGCGGGGCTCGAGCGGCATCTTCAACTGCGGCACCGGCCGCGCCCAACCCTTCCGCGCCATCGCCGAAACGGTGATCGACACGCTGGGCAAGGGCGAGATCGAATTCATCCCCTTCCCCGATCACCTCAAGGGCAGCTACCAGAGCTTCACGCAAGCTGATATGTCCCGTTTGCGCGCGGCCGGTTATAATGGCCAATTCCGGACAGTCGAAACCGGTGTCAGAGACTATGTCGAATGGCTGAAAGCCCAACGATCCTCGTGATCGGCCCACGCTGGGTGGGCGACATGGTGATGGCGCAGTGCCTGTTCTCGGCGCTGAAAGAACTCCATCCCAACGCCGCGATCGACGTGCTGGCGCCCGCCTGGGCCGCACCGCTGGTCAAGCGCATGCCCGAAATCCGCCAGCAGATCGACTTGCCGCTGAAGCCCGGCGCGCTCGAATTCACCATTCGCCGCCGCTTCGGCCGCCTGCTGCGCGGCCGCTACGACATAGCTTACATTCTGCCCGGCAGCTGGAAATCGGCGCTGATCCCGTTCTTTGCCCGCATCCCGCGCCGCTTCGGCCATCTGCGCGAAATGCGCTATGGCCTGCTGACCGACATCGTGCCGCTGCCGGACGCCGTGAAACGGCGCACCGCGCAGGCCTATTTCAGCCTCGCCAAGGGCGGCGGTTTCCGCGCTCCCCACCTGACCGTGGATGCCGGCAACCAGGCCAGCCTGCTCGACCGTTTCGGGCTGGCGCCGCAGAAATTCGTGGCCCTTATGCCTGGCGCCGAGTTCGGCCCGGCCAAGCGCTGGCCGAGCGAAAGCTATGCCGGCCTTGCCCGCGAATTCATGGGTAAGGGATTGAAGGTCGCCCTGTTCGGTTCGAAGAACGACCGCGACGTCACCGCAGAGATCGCCGCTCTTGCCCCCGGCGTCGTCGATCTCGCCGGCCAGACGCGGCTGGAGGACGCCATCGACCTGATCGCGGCGGCAAGGCTGGCGGTCTCCAACGACAGCGGGCTGATGCATGTCGCGGCGGGCGTCGGCACGCCGATCGTCGCCGTCTACGGCTCGACCTCGCCCGAAAACACGCCACCGCTGGCGGAGCGGCGCGAACTGGTGTGGCTGCATCTCTCCTGCTCGCCGTGTCACCAGAAGGTCTGCCCGCTCGGCCATCTCAACTGCCTGAAGACATTGCAAGTCGGGCAGGTCGCGGCGGCGGCGGAGCGGCTGCTGGAACTTCCGGCCGAGGCATGAAGGTCCTGATCGTCAAGACATCGTCGATGGGCGATGTCATCCACACCTTTCCGGCCGTCGAGGATGCCAGCCTCCACCGGCCGGATGTATCCTTCGACTGGTGCGTCGAGGAGGCGTTCGCCGGCATCGTCGCGCTGCACCCGGCGATCGGCAGGATTCACACGGTCGCCATCCGGCGCTGGCGCAAGGCGCTGTTCAAGGGGGGCACCTGGCGCGAAGCGGCCGCGCTGCGCCGCACCTTGCGCGCATGCCGCTACGACCTGGTCATCGATGCGCAGGGCTTGCTGAAATCGGCCCTGGTGGCAAGGCAGGCCGGCGCGCCGATCGCCGGCTTCGACCGCTCGAGCGCGCGCGAACCCTCGGCGACGCTGTTTTATGACGTCACCTACGGCGTGCCACGCGACCTGCACGCCATCGAACGGACACGGCGGCTGTTCGGGCTGGCGCTGGGCTATCAGCCCGATCTGTCGACGCTCAACTCCGGCATCGTGCCACCACCCGGTGGCCTGGCCGCCATCACCGGAAAAACCGCCTTCCTGCTGCACGGCACCAGCCGCGAAGACAAGAAATGGCCTGTCGAAAACTGGATCGGAACCGCCCGCCTGCTGGTCGAGCGCGGCATGACGCCGGTCACCACCTGGTCGAACGAGCGTGAGAAAGCCGTGGCTCAAGCCATAGCCAAGGCCGTGCCGTCCACGGTCGTGGTGCCAAAGTCCCCACTGGCCGACATCGCCGCCATCCTCGGCCGCTCAACGCTGGTGATCGGCGCCGATACGGGATTGACCCATCTCGCCAGCGCCTTCGGCCTGCCGACGGTCGCGGTGTTTTTGGCGACCGAGCCGGGTTTGACCGGCCCGCGCGGGCCTTATGCGTCGACGCTGCTAGCTGCAGCAGAGGGGCGTGTGACGCCGGCTGAGGTGATGGCGGAAGTGGAGAGGCTGCTGATTCTTAGATTACAAGCGCCGGCCTAGGACCTTTCAGAATTCGCTCTGGCGAGTCGAATAGCGTGGTTCTTCGGGGTCGCCCCGCGACGAGCGGAGCGTACTTAAAGTACGTGAGCACCGGAAGCGCAGAAAACCGCTCGCGCATGACCCCGAAAATCGTATCGATTTTCGGAAAGGATCATGCGCCAACTGAAAAACCTACAGCGTCCTTTGCGCGTCCGAGAGGACGCGCGGCGCTGCAGTCGGCCGCCAGAGTAGAATCATCAAAGGTCCTAGATAAACTGCACCTGGACGATCTCATACCCCCTGGCACCACCGGGCGCATTGACCTCGATGGCGTCGCCGACTTCCTTGCCGATGAGCGCGCGTGCGATCGGTGAGGAGATCGAAATGCGGCCGGACTTCACGTCGGCTTCCTGGTCGCCGACGATCTGGTAGGTCTTCTTTTCCTCGGTGTCCTCGTCGACCAGCACGACGGTGGCGCCGAACTTGACCTTGTCACCGCTGAGCTTGGTGACGTCGATCACCTCGGCGCGCGCGATCAGATCCTCGAGCTCGTTGACACGGCCCTCATTGAGGCTCTGCGCCTCCTTGGCGGCATGATACTCAGCATTTTCGGACAGGTCGCCATGCGAGCGCGCTTCGGAGATCGCCTCGATGATGCGCGGGCGCTCTTCCTGCTGGCGCCAACGCAGTTCTTCCTTCAATGACGCGAACCCCTCGCCTGTCATCGGGACCTTGTTCATGATGCCTGACCTTTCCTGCCGCCACCCCCGCGTTTCGGGGAAAGCCTTGTCGATGGGTACAAAAAGAAAACGGTCCGGCAGCCTCGGGCTAACGGAACCGTTTCACCGCAATTTGCTAAGATATAGCAATCTTCTCGGGTTTTTCACGTCCAAAAAATCGGTTTTGCAAAAATCATCCCCGATTCATCAACCGAGGCGGCTAATGAGACAGAGGCAACAATAAAAACGGCCGCGATTGCTCGCGGCCGCTTCGGGAAGCCTTGGGAGCCTGATCAGCTCCGCATGAAATGGTCGATCTGCTCGGACAGCATGCCGTATTCGCGCGATCCCTTGCCGGTGCGCTTCTCGATTTCCATCAGCTGCTGCTGGGCGCCGGCCAAATCGCCGATCTGCAGATGCGCTTCGCCGAGATATTCGCGCACCAGCGTGTAGTTCGGGTCGATGCGCAGCGCTTCCTCGTAATAACCGAGGCCGACGGTGACACGGCCGGAATGGCGGTGCGAATAGCCGAGATAGTTGAGAATGCGGGGATCCTGCTTGTTGGCGGCAAGGGTCAGCACCGAAATCGCCTCATCATAACGCCCGGCCATCGCCAGCGCGTGGCCTGCATCATAGATGCTGTCGTCGTCCAGCATGCCTTCCTGAGGGGCGACACACTTTTTCTTCTTCTTGTCCCAGACCTCTCCCTTCTTGCACTGGGTGACAGTCTGGTCGCTGCCGCCACTGCTACTGCCCGCCGCGAACACCGGGACAGCGAAGAACTGCAGCGCGACAAGAGCAGTCGCCGCCTGGATCAGCATTCTTTTATGCATCGAAGCCTCCTTGAGGGGTGAGAATAGAACACTAACGCCAAGTGCCTCGCGTTTCATCCCGGAAAAAGCAGGGCCGGAAAAAGCCGGGGTGGAGAACATCAGGTGACGGATGCCGCAAATCCGCTATCATCCGGCAAACGACTGACGGAGACGGCCCGTGCAGCGGCGGCTTGAAAAGGACTGGGACCTTACGATCGGCCCCGACACCGTGCGCCTGTTCATCCTCAAGGCCAAGGCCCTGAGTGCCGCCGTCAACGAGGATTACGCCGACGGCGCCGAACACGAGATCGAATTCGACGGCGACACGCACGACAATCATCATCATGACGGCCTTGCCGAGGAAAGCTCGGAAAACCTGACCGAGGAGGAGCTGCGCGAGCTGATCAACGACCTCAATGTCGATGAAGCCGCCGAACTGATCGCGCTCGCCTGGGTCGGCCGTGGCGACTATGACGCCTCGGAATGGGTGGATGCCGTGACGGCGGCACGTGAACGCGCCAACAAGCGCACGGCGAAATACCTGCTTGGCATGCCGCTGCTTGCCGATTGGCTGGAAGAAGGCCTCGAAGCGATCGGCGCGTAACGCTGAAGTAACCGATTGTGATCGCCCCGAAGCATCTGTTCAGGCAACTTCGGCATGCCAGCGCCGTTTCGGATCGATGGCAACGCTGAGCTTCTCCCGATTTTGCACCTTGGCGCTGCCTCTGGCGGCTGCGGTCCTGCTGGTGGCGCCGGCCGACGCCAGACATCGTCACAGGCATTACCAGCCGCTATCCCCTCGGATGGATCAGTCGTCGACACAGCGTCTGGACCAGCAGCCGAGGGTCAAACGGCGCGTGAGAGCGCAGGGTAAGCAGCCGCCAAAGCAGGCGCCACAGGAAACGCAGGAGCAGCAAACCTCGCCCGCCGATGTTCCAGTACCCGAGCCGCGTCCCACGGACGCGCCAAAGGCCGACGCCGCACCGGCGGAAGAGCAAAAGACGGAAGGTCCAAAGGTCCCGGACGCATCCAACCAGCTCAATCAAGAAAAGTCTCGTCAGGGAAAGCAGGCACGTCCCGAGCCATCAGCCCCCGAACCTTCGGCCCGAGCGCCGTCAACCGAAACGGAAAGCGAGCCGGAGCCGCCGGCCGAGGTGCCGATCCCGACACAAAGGCCCGACACCGCTGACCCTGAGGCTCAGCCGCCGGCTGTTGCGCCGCAGCCGCCTGAAAAACCGGCGGATGCCGGCGACGAGAAGATGCTTCCCGACCCGCGCTCGGCCGACCGGCCGGGCGAAAAGATGCCCGCCGAGGAAGTCGCCTGCCGCGCGCGGCTGAAGGCGCTCGGCGTCGAATTCGAGGAGCACAAGGCGGAAAGCAGTCCCGAAATCGGCTGCGCGATCCCCTACCCCCTTGTGCTGAAGAGCCTTGGCAAATCGATCGCCATCGCCCCCGGCACCGAGCTCAACTGCCCGATGGCCGAGGCAGCGGCGCGGTTTGCCGCCGACGTCGTCCAGCCGGCGGCGAAAGCCGAATTCGGTGCCGACCTCAAATCGATCAACCAGGCTTCGGCCTTTGTCTGCCGGCCGCGCCACGGCACCAGGAAACTGTCGGAGCACGCCTTCGGCAACGCGCTCGACATCGCCAGCTTCACCTTGTCGGACGGCAGCAAGGTTGAGGTCGGTCCAACGCCGCCCGAGAAGGACGGCAAATTCCTCAACGCCGTCCGCAAGGCCGCCTGCGGGCCCTTCAAGACCGTGCTCGGACCCGGCGCCGACGCGGACCACGCCTTGCATTTCCACCTCGATCTCGAGCCACGCCGGCACGGCGGCACGTACTGCCAATAGGCTCACAGGCAGCGTGCCGCATTTCCGCCGCAGGCGTGAACGCGGGCGCAGAGTTTTCCTTTACCCTTGATCGTTAAAATGCCGGATATCCGAACCATGATCCCGAAAAGTGGGAACCGGTTTTCGGAAAAGATCATGGTCAGGCAAAAGTTCGAACCTGATCACGGATCAGGTTCGAACTAGATTCCGC is a genomic window of Mesorhizobium huakuii containing:
- the gmhB gene encoding D-glycero-beta-D-manno-heptose 1,7-bisphosphate 7-phosphatase, producing MADGTGTSHKLTEPGVWIERIGDRVFPPHVPALFLDRDGTINVDTDYPSDPAEIELRPQMLPAIAAANRTGIPVVVVTNQSGIARGYFGWSAFAAVNGRVLELLGEQGVFVDMVLACAYHEAGVGPLAVADHPMRKPNPGMLTEAGKRLDLDLQRSLIVGDRLGDMQAGQRAGLAQGWLVDGEATAQPGFAIRPLRDGSDLSDLLTAIEMLGRDVRS
- a CDS encoding D-sedoheptulose-7-phosphate isomerase, which encodes MSELNDYLVRSAAAITAMVERDLTGEMERAVSAVVTALSSGKALLIAGNGGSASDAIHIAGELVGRFLKERKAYNVIALPANAAVLTAWGNDYGFDTVFSRQVEAHGSAGGVLLAISTSGNSPSILAAAEQARMMDMTVIGLTGDTGGKLKPLCDILLNVPSTSTPIIQQGHLCLYHHLCEVVEARLSNG
- the rfaE1 gene encoding D-glycero-beta-D-manno-heptose-7-phosphate kinase; amino-acid sequence: MIKHNPPSPEPLHRAIARFGGVTVLVVGDLILDRFVNGVIERISPEAPIPVLHGRGESSAMGGAGNVVANIVSLGARAIPVSVIGTDTAGDSLVRMLGELGAETAGLSQQRGRMTSSKSRFSALNQQVLRFDEEEIKPLDGAERAGLIRHFRAALAEADIVILSDYGKGILLDGVAAELIAICREAGKPVLVDPKGRDYARYAGATAVTPNRKELGEAVGHAVFADDEIVAAARELISAHGLDFVVATRSEKGMSVVGPDEARHIATQAREVFDVSGAGDTVIATFALALASGADPVAAASIANAAGGVVVGKRGTARLTVEELTGALFRSHGPTAHKDAILDAASAARMVAAWKEEGLSVGFTNGCFDILHAGHVSLLHAARSQCDRLVLGLNSDASVRRLKGPGRPVNDQHDRACVLAALASVDAVVVFEEDTPLALIEALLPDILVKGADYTIDTVVGADVVQKAGGRVVLVDLVAGKSTTGTIGKLRAGSTS
- a CDS encoding LysE family translocator, which gives rise to MPSTELLIAFFATTAIFAYIPGPAMLYAAAQTMARGRWSGLTAALGIHLGGYVHVFAAAAGLSVLFHAVPPLYMAVKLVGALYLIWLGVSLFRKRVEGDVALPAIERKSARRALFESITVEVLNPKTAIFFMAFLPQFIDASAAFPVWLQFVVLGTIVNLMFSSADIVCVFLAGLVIGRLRRSSRVQRLMQRAGGAVLVGLGVHVALQKS
- a CDS encoding type II toxin-antitoxin system Phd/YefM family antitoxin — encoded protein: MKHYPSTDLKQNLGDVLAAASQQPVSITRHNKPRYVLMSIEAYEARFGSDSRTVYAAGDAPLDHVEMLEEYAAELDRD
- a CDS encoding NAD-dependent epimerase/dehydratase family protein, which encodes MERQVHDGGEFCLFEAAVACLPGAACALPLRLLGLGLWWRFEFREEPALERPLNVYAYSKKLFDDYVRRTVFDTDHSQVAGLRYFNVYGPRETHKGAMASVAFHLFNQVERGENPKLFGAYDGFGPGEQSRDFIHVGDVADVNLWLWKRGSSGIFNCGTGRAQPFRAIAETVIDTLGKGEIEFIPFPDHLKGSYQSFTQADMSRLRAAGYNGQFRTVETGVRDYVEWLKAQRSS
- the waaF gene encoding lipopolysaccharide heptosyltransferase II, which gives rise to MAESPTILVIGPRWVGDMVMAQCLFSALKELHPNAAIDVLAPAWAAPLVKRMPEIRQQIDLPLKPGALEFTIRRRFGRLLRGRYDIAYILPGSWKSALIPFFARIPRRFGHLREMRYGLLTDIVPLPDAVKRRTAQAYFSLAKGGGFRAPHLTVDAGNQASLLDRFGLAPQKFVALMPGAEFGPAKRWPSESYAGLAREFMGKGLKVALFGSKNDRDVTAEIAALAPGVVDLAGQTRLEDAIDLIAAARLAVSNDSGLMHVAAGVGTPIVAVYGSTSPENTPPLAERRELVWLHLSCSPCHQKVCPLGHLNCLKTLQVGQVAAAAERLLELPAEA
- the waaC gene encoding lipopolysaccharide heptosyltransferase I → MKVLIVKTSSMGDVIHTFPAVEDASLHRPDVSFDWCVEEAFAGIVALHPAIGRIHTVAIRRWRKALFKGGTWREAAALRRTLRACRYDLVIDAQGLLKSALVARQAGAPIAGFDRSSAREPSATLFYDVTYGVPRDLHAIERTRRLFGLALGYQPDLSTLNSGIVPPPGGLAAITGKTAFLLHGTSREDKKWPVENWIGTARLLVERGMTPVTTWSNEREKAVAQAIAKAVPSTVVVPKSPLADIAAILGRSTLVIGADTGLTHLASAFGLPTVAVFLATEPGLTGPRGPYASTLLAAAEGRVTPAEVMAEVERLLILRLQAPA
- the greA gene encoding transcription elongation factor GreA — its product is MNKVPMTGEGFASLKEELRWRQQEERPRIIEAISEARSHGDLSENAEYHAAKEAQSLNEGRVNELEDLIARAEVIDVTKLSGDKVKFGATVVLVDEDTEEKKTYQIVGDQEADVKSGRISISSPIARALIGKEVGDAIEVNAPGGARGYEIVQVQFI
- a CDS encoding tetratricopeptide repeat protein, giving the protein MHKRMLIQAATALVALQFFAVPVFAAGSSSGGSDQTVTQCKKGEVWDKKKKKCVAPQEGMLDDDSIYDAGHALAMAGRYDEAISVLTLAANKQDPRILNYLGYSHRHSGRVTVGLGYYEEALRIDPNYTLVREYLGEAHLQIGDLAGAQQQLMEIEKRTGKGSREYGMLSEQIDHFMRS
- a CDS encoding DUF3775 domain-containing protein codes for the protein MQRRLEKDWDLTIGPDTVRLFILKAKALSAAVNEDYADGAEHEIEFDGDTHDNHHHDGLAEESSENLTEEELRELINDLNVDEAAELIALAWVGRGDYDASEWVDAVTAARERANKRTAKYLLGMPLLADWLEEGLEAIGA
- a CDS encoding extensin family protein, translated to MPIPTQRPDTADPEAQPPAVAPQPPEKPADAGDEKMLPDPRSADRPGEKMPAEEVACRARLKALGVEFEEHKAESSPEIGCAIPYPLVLKSLGKSIAIAPGTELNCPMAEAAARFAADVVQPAAKAEFGADLKSINQASAFVCRPRHGTRKLSEHAFGNALDIASFTLSDGSKVEVGPTPPEKDGKFLNAVRKAACGPFKTVLGPGADADHALHFHLDLEPRRHGGTYCQ